One region of Thunnus thynnus chromosome 14, fThuThy2.1, whole genome shotgun sequence genomic DNA includes:
- the fgfbp3 gene encoding fibroblast growth factor-binding protein 3 — MSVLPCSFLLLLLLCLPVLTEAKRQPGQGKPDKPRQPPPSPQPAKRPRNRSVPGSGELTTKEGHRCIWQTSGEGLVSLLVNCSTETLGEQQRYWCRYAGKPDLCQAYGLKSSQYWKQLVGKLKKRQNACEGEKVLKAKTCKKSPTEAHMKLAQRSGEEERKGGKEGGKKRGPPTGKSSEGGKAERMKKKEEEDEEEKKKREERTGFEEEGVLNDMDPVQNYCSEGWNSVCSFFVKFFEG; from the exons ATGAGTGTCCTGCCATGcagtttcctcctcctcctcctcctctgcctccctgTCCTCACTGAAGCCAAACGTCAACCTGGTCAGGGGAAACCCGACAAACCCCGCCAGCCTCCGCCATCGCCTCAACCGGCCAAGAGACCCAGAAATCGCTCTGTGCCGGGCTCCGGAGAGCTGACCACGAAGGAGGGACATCGCTGCATCTGGCAGACATCTGGTGAAGGCCTGGTGAGCCTGCTGGTGAACTGCAGCACTGAAACACTGGGAGAGCAGCAGAG gtACTGGTGTCGCTACGCTGGCAAGCCGGACCTCTGCCAGGCCTACGGGTTGAAGTCCAGTCAGTACTGGAAGCAGCTGGTGGGAAAGCTGAAGAAGAGGCAGAACGCCTGCGAAGGAGAGAAAGTCCTGAAGGCTAAAACTTGCAAGAAGTCGCCCACCGAGGCCCACATGAAGCTCGCCCAACGCagcggagaggaggagaggaagggagggaaggaaggagggaagaagagaggacCGCCGACTGGTAAGAGCTCAGAGGGAGGGAAGgcagagaggatgaagaagaaggaggaggaggacgaagaggagaagaagaagagggaggagaggactGGGTTTGAGGAGGAAGGAGTGTTGAATGACATGGATCCGGTGCAGAATTACTGCAGCGAGGGATGGAACTCCGTCTGCTCCTTCTTTGTCAAGTTTTTTGAGGGCTGA
- the LOC137197430 gene encoding protein phosphatase 1 regulatory subunit 3C-B-like yields MSAASVLRSFSPSAMPGPVMPMDVAMRFYISHSPPPLRGFLSSYEDLQRAKNRVNQSTARSRDQQLYKPLRPCLSSQQKAVDDVSWSNGKTSKKRVVFADTKGMSLTAIHVFSKFDDEPYQNKRCVGIMEELQFDMTDLETATRDLKISSARSLVLDFKQPSADYLDFRNRLIQNSVCLENCSLQERSLTGTIKVRNIGFQKSVQVRATFDSWVSFTDVDCTFMNNVYGCQDSDTFAFVLDLPAHIAPQNRVEFCICFSVQDQTFWDNNDGKNYVLKHVGWNGEDLNALSPAASVEPKRTSSEHKNGGVKVLEMEFDQFGSPRMSSGLFPGWQSWGQIDNTVPYW; encoded by the exons atgagtGCTGCAAG CGTGCTCAGGTCGTTCAGTCCATCAGCAATGCCTGGCCCAGTGATGCCGATGGACGTGGCTATGAGATTCTACATCAGCcactctccccctcctctccgcGGGTTTCTCAGCTCCTACGAAGACCTGCAACGGGCCAAGAACCGAGTCAACCAGTCCACTGCCCGCAGCCGCGACCAGCAGCTATACAAACCCCTGCGGCCCTGCCTCAGCAGCCAGCAGAAAGCGGTGGACGATGTGAGCTGGAGCAATGGCAAGACCAGCAAGAAGAGGGTGGTGTTCGCCGACACCAAGGGGATGTCTCTCACCGCCATCCACGTCTTCTCCAAATTCGACGACGAGCCGTATCAAAACAAGCGATGCGTGGGGATCATGGAAGAGCTGCAGTTTGACATGACGGACCTGGAAACAGCCACAAGGGATCTAAAGATCAGTTCTGCGCGTAGCCTGGTGCTAGACTTTAAACAGCCCTCAGCCGACTACTTGGACTTCAGGAACCGCCTGATTCAGAACTCGGTCTGCTTGGAGAACTGCTCGCTGCAGGAGCGCTCGCTGACCGGCACCATCAAGGTCAGGAACATCGGGTTTCAGAAGTCGGTGCAGGTGCGTGCCACCTTCGACTCGTGGGTCAGCTTCACCGACGTCGACTGCACCTTCATGAATAACGTCTACGGCTGCCAGGACAGTGACACCTTTGCGTTCGTTCTGGACCTGCCTGCCCACATCGCCCCACAGAACCGAGTCGAGTTCTGCATCTGCTTCAGCGTCCAGGATCAGACCTTCTGGGACAATAACGATGGCAAGAACTATGTTCTCAAGCATGTCGGCTGGAACGGAGAGGACCTAAACGCTCTGTCACCTGCGGCATCTGTCGAGCCGAAGAGAACATCATCAGAGCACAAAAACGGGGGTGTGAAGGTGCTGGAGATGGAGTTCGATCAGTTCGGCAGCCCACGCATGTCCAGCGGACTCTTCCCCGGTTGGCAGAGCTGGGGTCAGATTGATAACACCGTGCCTTACTGGTGA